One region of Carassius carassius chromosome 41, fCarCar2.1, whole genome shotgun sequence genomic DNA includes:
- the LOC132123251 gene encoding adapter SH3BGRL-like — MVIKVFLASSSGSTAIKKKQQDVVGFLEAIKIDFAQLDIASNEDNRMWMRENVPGEKKPTNGIPLPPQIFNEDMYCGDYETFFEAKEDNTVFEFLGLTTPPGSKKKDIVETEQNGDAHIAELEEDDSIKKAETDAQDDIAEEEEPAEEDEESRKPAEEEEQVRKSA, encoded by the exons ATGGTCATTAAAGTATTCCTGGCATCCTCATCGGGATCGACGGCG ATAAAAAAGAAACAGCAAGATGTTGTGGGGTTTCTTGAGGCAATTAAAATCGATTTCGCACAGCTTGACATTGCTTCAAACGAGGACAACCGGATGTGGATGAGGGAAAATGTCCCTGGAGAAAAGAAGCCCACCAATGGAATTCCTCTTCCTCCACAGATTTTCAATGAGGACATGTATTGTGGG GACTATGAAACATTCTTTGAAGCCAAAGAGGACAACACAGTCTTTGAATTTTTGGGTCTGACAACTCCACCAGGATCTAag AAAAAAGATATCGTAGAGACTGAGCAGAATGGAGATGCACACATAGCAGAGCTGGAAGAAGATGATTCAATCAAGAAGGCAGAGACAGATGCTCAAGATGATATTGCAGAAGAGGAGGAACCAGCAGAAGAAGACGAAGAGAGT AGAAAACCAGCTGAGGAGGAAGAGCAGGTAAGAAAAAGTGCttaa